From the Hordeum vulgare subsp. vulgare unplaced genomic scaffold, MorexV3_pseudomolecules_assembly, whole genome shotgun sequence genome, one window contains:
- the LOC123423417 gene encoding ATP synthase subunit beta, chloroplastic, whose translation MRTNPTTSRPGVSTSEEKSTGRIDQIIGPVLDVTFPPGKLPYIYNALVVQSRDTADKQINVTCEVQQLLGNNRVRAVAMSATDGLMRGMEVIDTGAPLSVPVGGATLGRIFNVLGEPVDNLGPVDSSATFPIHRSAPAFIELDTKLSIFETGIKVVDLLAPYRRGGKIGLFGGAGVGKTVLIMELINNIAKAHGGVSVFGGVGERTREGNDLYMEMKESGVINEKNIEESKVALVYGQMNEPPGARMRVGLTALTMAEYFRDVNKQDVLLFIDNIFRFVQAGSEVSALLGRMPSAVGYQPTLSTEMGSLQERIASTKKGSITSIQAVYVPADDLTDPAPATTFAHLDATTVLSRGLASKGIYPAVDPLDSTSTMLQPRIVGNEHYETAQRVKETLQRYKELQDIIAILGLDELSEEDRLTVARARKIERFLSQPFFVAEVFTGSPGKYVALAETIRGFQLILSGELDGLPEQAFYLVGNIDEASTKAITLEEENKSQK comes from the coding sequence ATGAGAACCAATCCTACTACTTCTCGTCCCGGGGTTTCCACAAGTGAAGAAAAAAGTACAGGtcgtatcgatcaaattattggaCCCGTGCTGGATGTCACTTTTCCCCCGGGCAAGTTACCTTATATTTATAACGCTTTAGTAGTCCAGAGTAGAGACACTGCCGATAAGCAAATTAATGTGACTTGTGAGGTACAACAATTATTAGGAAATAATCGAGTTAGAGCTGTAGCTATGAGTGCTACGGACGGGTTGATGAGAGGAATGGAAGTGATTGACACGGGAGCTCCTCTCAGTGTTCCGGTCGGTGGAGCTACTCTCGGACGAATTTTCAACGTTCTTGGGGAGCCTGTTGACAATTTGGGTCCTGTAGATAGTAGTGCAACGTTCCCTATTCATAGATCTGCGCCTGCCTTTATCGAGTTAGATACGAAATTATCCATCTTTGAAACAGGTATTAAGGTCGTCGATCTTTTAGCTCCTTATCGACGTGGAGGAAAAATAGGACTATTTGGGGGGGCTGGAGTAGGTAAAACAGTACTGATCATGGAATTAATCAATAACATTGCTAAAGCTCATGGGGGCGTATCCGTATTCGGTGGAGTAGGGGAACGGACTCGTGAAGGAAATGATCTTTATATGGAAATGAAGGAATCCGGAGTAATTAATGAAAAAAATATTGAAGAATCAAAGGTAGCTCTAGTCTATGGCCAAATGAATGAACCACCGGGAGCTCGTATGAGAGTTGGTTTAACTGCCCTAACTATGGCAGAATATTTCCGAGATGTTAATAAGCAAGACGTGCTTTTATTTATCGATAATATCTTTCGTTTTGTTCAAGCAGGATCAGAGGTATCCGCTTTATTAGGGAGAATGCCCTCCGCAGTGGGTTATCAACCTACTCTTAGTACAGAAATGGGTTCTTTGCAAGAAAGAATTGCTTCTACTAAAAAGGGATCTATAACTTCGATTCAAGCAGTTTATGTACCTGCGGACGATTTGACCGACCCTGcccctgccacaacatttgcacaTTTGGATGCTACTACCGTACTTTCCAGAGGATTAGCTTCCAAGGGTATTTATCCAGCAGTAGATCCTTTAGATTCAACATCAACTATGTTACAGCCTCGGATCGTTGGCAACGAACATTATGAAACTGCGCAAAGAGTTAAGGAAACTTTACAACGTTACAAAGAACTTCAGGACATTATCGCAATTCTTGGCTTGGATGAATTATCGGAAGAGGATCGTTTAACTGTAGCAAGAGCAAGAAAAATTGAGCGTTTCTTATCACAACCGTTCTTTGTGGCAGAAGTTTTTACTGGTTCTCCAGGAAAGTATGTTGCTCTTGCGGAAACTATTAGGGGATTTCAACTAATCCTTTCCGGAGAATTAGACGGCCTACCTGAACAGGCTTTTTATTTGGTGGGTAACATCGATGAAGCTAGCACGAAAGCTATAACcttagaagaggagaacaaatcgcAGAAATGA
- the LOC123423418 gene encoding ribulose bisphosphate carboxylase large chain: MSPQTETKAGVGFQAGVKDYKLTYYTPEYETKDTDILAAFRVSPQPGVPPEEAGAAVAAESSTGTWTTVWTDGLTSLDRYKGRCYHIEPVAGEDSQWICYVAYPLDLFEEGSVTNMFTSIVGNVFGFKALRALRLEDLRIPPTYSKTFQGPPHGIQVERDKLNKYGRPLLGCTIKPKLGLSAKNYGRACYECLRGGLDFTKDDENVNSQPFMRWRDRFVFCAEAIYKSQAETGEIKGHYLNATAGTCEEMIKRAVFARELGVPIVMHDYLTGGFTANTTLAHYCRDNGLLLHIHRAMHAVIDRQKNHGMHFRVLAKALRMSGGDHIHSGTVVGKLEGEREMTLGFVDLLRDDFIEKDRARGIFFTQDWVSMPGVIPVASGGIHVWHMPALTEIFGDDSVLQFGGGTLGHPWGNAPGAAANRVALEACVQARNEGRDLAREGNEIIRAACKWSPELAAACEVWKAIKFEFEPVDTIDKKV, encoded by the coding sequence ATGTCACcacaaacagaaactaaagcAGGTGTTGGATTTCAAGCTGGTGTTAAAGATTATAAATTGACTTACTACACCCCAGAGTATGAAACTAAGGATACTGATATCTTGGCAGCATTCCGAGTAAGTCCTCAGCCTGGGGTTCCGCCCGAAGAAGCAGGGGCTGCAGTAGCTGCCGAATCTTCTACTGGTACATGGACAACTGTTTGGACTGATGGACTTACCAGTCTTGATCGTTACAAAGGACGATGCTATCACATCGAGCCTGTTGCTGGGGAAGACAGCCAATGGATCTGTTATGTAGCTTATCCATTAGACCTATTTGAGGAGGGTTCCGTTACTAACATGTTTACTTCCATTGTGGGTAACGTATTTGGGTTCAAAGCCCTACGTGCTCTACGTTTGGAGGATCTACGAATTCCCCCTACTTATTCAAAAACTTTCCAAGGCCCGCCTCATGGTATCCAAGTTGAAAGAGATAAGTTGAACAAGTATGGCCGTCCTTTATTGGGATGTACTATTAAACCAAAATTGGGATTATCCGCAAAAAATTATGGTAGAGCGTGTTATGAGTGTCTACGTGGTGGACTTGATTTTACCAAAGATGATGAAAACGTAAACTCACAACCATTTATGCGCTGGAGAGACCGTTTTGTCTTTTGTGCCGAAGCTATTTATAAATCACAGGCCGAAACCGGTGAAATCAAGGGGCATTACTTGAATGCGACTGCGGGTACATGTGAAGAAATGATTAAGAGAGCTGTATTTGCGAGAGAATTAGGGGTTCCTATTGTAATGCATGACTACTTAACCGGGGGATTCACCGCAAATACTACTTTGGCTCACTATTGCCGCGACAATGGCTTACTTCTTCACATTCACCGTGCAATGCATGCAGTTATTGATAGACAGAAAAATCATGGTATGCATTTCCGTGTATTAGCTAAAGCATTGCGTATGTCTGGGGGAGATCATATCCACTCCGGTACAGTAGTAGGTAAGTTAGAAGGGGAACGCGAAATGACTTTAGGTTTTGTTGATTTATTGCGCGATGATTTTATTGAAAAAGATCGTGCTCGCGGTATCTTTTTCACTCAGGACTGGGTATCCATGCCAGGTGTTATACCGGTAGCTTCAGGTGGTATTCATGTTTGGCATATGCCAGCTCTGACCGAAATCTTTGGGGACGATTCTGTATTACAATTTGGTGGAGGAACTTTAGGACATCCTTGGGGGAATGCACCTGGTGCAGCAGCTAATCGAGTGGCTTTAGAAGCTTGTGTACAAGCTCGTAACGAAGGGCGTGATCTTGCTCGCGAAGGTAATGAAATTATCCGAGCAGCTTGCAAATGGAGTCCTGAACTAGCCGCAGCTTGTGAAGTATGGAAGGCGATCAAATTCGAGTTCGAGCCGGTAGATACTATCGATAAGAAGGTCTAA